One region of Ahniella affigens genomic DNA includes:
- a CDS encoding polyamine ABC transporter substrate-binding protein, whose amino-acid sequence MKIRSLTMVMALALAGCGGGGGSSEQTASTAAKPDAAPAGEEPVLNFYNWSDYIAPDTLDNFEKETGIKVTYDEMDSNDTLESKILAGDTGYDIVVPSSSFLGRQIQAGAYQKLDKSKLTNWSNLDEGLMSKLQDVDPGNEYSFPYLWGTTGIGYNVDKIKEIFGSEDVVNSWDLVFKPENLAKLKDCGVTFLDAPSEIIPTTLYFLKEDPNSFDPAVIDKAAALLETLRPSITNFHSSEYIDALASGNACLVVGWSGDIIQAKARAAEAGGGVNVGYSIPAEGAAIWFDMVAIPKTAKHPENAHKFLNFLLRPDVIAGVSNYVSYPNANKAATPSLDKSITEDPMITPTSDTIQNKLYGLAVLSPEAMKKYNDVWTELKAVD is encoded by the coding sequence ATGAAAATCCGTAGTCTGACGATGGTGATGGCGCTGGCGTTGGCCGGCTGTGGTGGCGGTGGTGGTAGCTCTGAACAAACAGCATCGACGGCAGCCAAGCCCGATGCCGCTCCGGCTGGCGAAGAGCCGGTTCTGAATTTCTACAACTGGTCCGACTACATTGCCCCCGACACGCTCGACAACTTCGAGAAGGAAACCGGCATCAAGGTCACCTATGACGAAATGGACAGCAACGACACGCTGGAATCGAAGATCCTCGCTGGCGACACCGGCTACGACATCGTCGTACCGTCGTCGTCGTTCCTCGGTCGACAGATTCAGGCTGGCGCGTATCAGAAGCTCGACAAGTCCAAGCTCACGAACTGGAGCAACCTGGACGAAGGTCTCATGTCCAAATTGCAGGACGTCGATCCGGGCAATGAATACTCCTTCCCCTACCTCTGGGGCACCACCGGTATCGGCTACAACGTCGACAAGATCAAGGAAATTTTCGGTAGCGAAGACGTCGTCAACAGTTGGGATCTCGTCTTCAAACCAGAGAACCTCGCCAAGCTCAAAGACTGCGGTGTGACGTTCTTGGATGCCCCGAGTGAGATCATTCCGACCACGCTTTATTTCTTGAAAGAAGACCCGAACAGTTTTGACCCGGCCGTTATCGACAAGGCTGCTGCGCTGCTCGAAACCTTGCGCCCCTCGATCACCAACTTCCATTCTTCGGAATACATCGACGCCCTGGCCAGCGGGAACGCGTGCCTCGTCGTGGGTTGGTCGGGCGACATTATTCAGGCCAAGGCACGCGCAGCCGAAGCGGGTGGCGGCGTCAATGTCGGCTACAGCATCCCCGCTGAAGGCGCGGCGATCTGGTTCGACATGGTGGCCATTCCAAAAACCGCCAAGCACCCGGAAAACGCGCATAAGTTCCTGAACTTCCTGCTGCGCCCGGACGTGATTGCCGGCGTGTCCAACTATGTGTCGTATCCAAACGCGAACAAAGCGGCAACGCCGAGTCTGGATAAGAGCATTACGGAAGATCCGATGATCACGCCGACCTCCGACACCATTCAGAACAAGCTCTACGGCTTGGCCGTGCTGTCGCCAGAAGCGATGAAAAAGTACAACGATGTCTGGACCGAGCTGAAGGCCGTCGACTGA